In Blastococcus saxobsidens DD2, the genomic stretch ACCTCCACCGTCAGGTCGAACCCGGCGACGGAGCGGTAGCCGCCCCACACAGCGGCAAGGCCGCCGTCTGCGAGCTCGAGGGTGACGGCCGCCGTCATCGTCTCCGGGTCCGCGGGTGCGCCGACCGCCGGCAGGACAGCGACCCGGGTCACCTCGCTGCCGGTCAGCCACCGGACCATGTCCAGCTCGTGCACCAGCTTGTCCGCGATCAGCCCCCCGGCCCCGGCGAGGTACTCCGCCGACGGCGCGAACTCCGTCGTCGAGTGCACCCGCACCAGCCGCGGACCGGGGGATGCCGCCACCCGCTCGGCGAGCTCTCGGAGCGCGGGGTCGAAGCGGTAGTGGAAGCCCACCTGCACCGGGCAGCCGCTGCGGCGCGCGCGTTCGGCCAGCGCCTGCACCTGGGCCAGCTCGGCGGCGACGGGCTTCTCGCAGAAGGCGGGGAGGCCGGCGTCCATCGCGCGGTCAAGGAGGGCCACGTGCGTGGCCGTCGGGGAGGCGATGACCACCGCGTCGACCTGGGCGACGAGCTCGTCAGCCCCGGTCACCGCGCACGCCCCGTACTCCTGCGCAAGAGCAGCCACCCGGGCCGCATCCGGGTCGTACAGGTGCACGGTGGAGACATCCGGGTGCGCGGTCAGCGTGCGCAGGTGCACCTCACCGATGCGACCGGCCCCTGCCAATCCCACGCGCATGCGCACCCCTCGGTCGACTCGTCCTGCGTCCTGGCTGATTCCCCACGCACGGCCGGGGCCAAGTAGGTGGACACCTTATCCGCTATGAGGACAAAAGGGGAACCGTTGCGGCCGTTGACTCCGTGTGCCGGCCATATCGGGCCGCCTGGAATCAGCCGGAGGGGCGGTCGACGGCCTCAGCAGAGGGCGACCGGGAGGTGCTCGAAGCCTCGGAGAGTCTGCAGGTTCCGGCGCACCGGCCGGCCAGCCACCCGCAGCCCGGGGAAGCGCTCGCTCAGCGCCTGCAGCCCGATGGCGCCCTCGAGTCGGGCCAGCCCGGCGCCGACGCAGTAGTGGATGCCCCCGGAGAAGGCCAGGTGCTCGCGGGCGTTGGCCCGGGCGACGTCGAACCGCGCCGGCTCCGGAAAGACGTCGGGGTCCCGGTTCGCCGCCCCCAGCAGCAGGGTGACCCGGGTACCCGCGGCGACGGTGCGCCCGGCCAGCTCGACGTCGGCCCGGGCGGACCGGCCGGTCAGCTGCACCGGGCTGTCCAGCCGCAGCACCTCCTCGACGGCGGTGTCCCAGCCGGCGGGGCTGGCCCGCAGGGCCTCCCACTGGTCGCGGTGGGCGTCGAGCAGGACGACGGCGTTCCCCAGCAGGTTCACCGTCGTCTCGAAGCCGGCGCCGAGCAGCAGGAGCACCGTGGCATGCAGCTCGCGCTCGGTGAGCGCCTCGTCCGGCGGCAGCGTGACCAGCCGGCTGACCAGGTCGTCACCGGGATCCCGGCGCAGTCGCTCGAAGTGCTCCCCGAGGAATGCGTGCATGGCCCGCAGCGCCTTCTCGGCGGCGAGGTAGCGGCGCAGCGGCAGCCCCGGGTCCAGCGTGGCCGCCGCTGCCGCGCCCCAGCGGAGGAAGTCCTCGCGGCGCTCCGTCGGCACCCCCAGCAGCTCGGCGATGACCAGCACGGGCAGCTGGGCGGCGTAGGCCGCCACCAGGTCGACGGTGCCGCCGCGGCGCTCGAGGTCGTCGAGCAGCCGCTCGGCCGTGCTCCGGATGGCCGGTTCGAACGCCGCCGTCGCCCGCGGGGTGAAGGCCCGGCTGACCAGCCGGCGGAAGCGCGTGTGGTCGGGCGGGTCGACGACGAGCATGGACGGCGGCTCCGCGACGCCGGCGGCGGAGGGGTCGTCGCCGAACGCCAGCGCCCACCGGATCAGCCGCGGGGCGCCGGCCCGGTCCCAGCCGACGCCGAAGCGGTCGCTGCGCAGGATCTCCTGGGCGACCGGGTACGATGTCGTGACCAGGCCCAGGCTGCTGCCCGAGAGGGGCCCGCGGGCGCGCAGCTCCTCGTAGAGCTCGTAGGGCTGCTCGCGCAGGACCCGGTCCCGCATCAACCGGCCGACCAGGTCGCC encodes the following:
- a CDS encoding Gfo/Idh/MocA family oxidoreductase — its product is MRVGLAGAGRIGEVHLRTLTAHPDVSTVHLYDPDAARVAALAQEYGACAVTGADELVAQVDAVVIASPTATHVALLDRAMDAGLPAFCEKPVAAELAQVQALAERARRSGCPVQVGFHYRFDPALRELAERVAASPGPRLVRVHSTTEFAPSAEYLAGAGGLIADKLVHELDMVRWLTGSEVTRVAVLPAVGAPADPETMTAAVTLELADGGLAAVWGGYRSVAGFDLTVEVETAEEVVVVGNRRTVAEKPEPVPASTVVDFRDRFLDAYHAEVDAFLALARGAGPNPCDLQEALRTEFLVEAARAALDEGRVVTVGVQPAGSGMSEGTRKRS
- a CDS encoding cytochrome P450 yields the protein MSATAQAGQILPSVGPASLARPARTAVRWAVRHGLPAVYLSRSARRGDLVGRLMRDRVLREQPYELYEELRARGPLSGSSLGLVTTSYPVAQEILRSDRFGVGWDRAGAPRLIRWALAFGDDPSAAGVAEPPSMLVVDPPDHTRFRRLVSRAFTPRATAAFEPAIRSTAERLLDDLERRGGTVDLVAAYAAQLPVLVIAELLGVPTERREDFLRWGAAAAATLDPGLPLRRYLAAEKALRAMHAFLGEHFERLRRDPGDDLVSRLVTLPPDEALTERELHATVLLLLGAGFETTVNLLGNAVVLLDAHRDQWEALRASPAGWDTAVEEVLRLDSPVQLTGRSARADVELAGRTVAAGTRVTLLLGAANRDPDVFPEPARFDVARANAREHLAFSGGIHYCVGAGLARLEGAIGLQALSERFPGLRVAGRPVRRNLQTLRGFEHLPVALC